In the genome of Streptomyces fagopyri, the window TCCGCGGTCTCGCCGACGGCTGCCTGCAGTTGGGCACCCCGGTGACCGGCGGCAACGTCTCGCTCTACAACCAGACGGGCGAGGCGGCCATCCACCCGACCCCGGTCGTGGCCGTGCTGGGTGTCATCGACGACGTCGCCCGCCGTACGCCGGTCGCCTTCCAGGAAGAGGGACAGCTCCTCTACCTGCTCGGCGACACCCGCGAGGAGTTCGGCGGCTCGGCCTGGTCGCAGGTCGTCCACGACCATCTCGGCGGGCTGCCGCCGAAGGTCGACCTGGAGCGCGAGCGGCTGCTCGGCGAGATCCTCATCTCCGCCTCCCGCGACGGCATGATCGACTCCGCGCACGACCTGTCCGACGGCGGTCTGGTCCAGGCCGTGGTCGAATCGGCGCTGCTCGGCGGCAAGGGCGCGCGGCTGGTCGTGCCCGACGGTCTCGACGCCTTCACCTTCCTCTTCTCGGAGTCGGCGGGCCGCGCGGTCGTCGCCGTCCCGCGCTCGGAGGAGCTCCGCTTCAACGACATGTGCGGCGCGCGGGGCCTGCCCGTCACCCGGATCGGTGTCGTGGACGGGACCGAGGCCGACGCGACCGCGGTGGTCGAGGTGCAGGGCGAGTTCACGCTCCCGCTGACCCAGCTGCGCACGGCGCACGAGGGGACGATCCCGGCGCTCCTCGCGTAGCACCGGCGGCCGTACGAGTGTCAGGGCCCCGCCCGGGGAGACGGAATCCCGGGCGGGGCCTTCGCGCGCGCCCGCGCCCCGCGCCCGCGTCCGTCCACCGCCTACCCTGGGGATCATGCCTCCGGCCAGGAAACGCGCCCGCACCTATGACCCCGTCAAGACGCGCGCGGCGGTGCTCGCGCAGTTCGCCCACGTGCGCGACGGCGTACGCGGCCTCGACGAGGAGCGGTTGGCGCGGGCCTCGGACCTCGGTGACTGGAGCGTGCGGGACCTGGCAGCGCACCTGACGACGGCCCTCGAGAACGTCAGCCGCAACCTCGACCTGCCGGAGCCCGCGAGCCGGGAACTCGCGCTGCTCGACTGGCCGTTCGCCACCGCGGGACGGGCACAGGCCATCGCCGACGGCACGCGCCGGCTGGCCGCGGACCACCCCGACCTGGACGCGCTCTACGCCCGCACCGAGGAGCGGTACACCGAGCGACTGGCCGCCGCACCGGACGGACGGCTGCTCGCCACGCTCCGCCGGGCCCCCGGCTCCGGCCCGGAGACCGGGGCGCGCACCGGCGCCATGACCCTCGCGGACTATCTCGTCACCCGTACGGTGGAACTTGTCGTGCACACCGACGACCTGAACCGTGCCGCGGGGACGGACATCCCGTTCGACCGTCAGGCGCTGGCCATCTGCACCCGGCTGCTGGCCGACGCGCTCGCGGTGAAGGCGCCCGGCGCGTCGACGGAGGTGCGGATCCCGCCGTACGCCGTCGTGCAGTGCGTGGAGGGCCCCCGGCACACCCGGGGCACGCCGCCGAACGTCGTCGAGACCGACCCGCTGACCTGGATCCGGCTCGCCACGGGACGGGCGGACTGGCGGACGGCGCTGGACGAGGCCAAGGTCGGCGCGAGTGGGGACCGGGCGGATCTCGCCTCGCTCCTGCCGCTCATGGGCTGACCCGCACCCGCGCCGCCGGAGCGTCCGGGCACCGCCGCGCGACGACCGCGGGGCGCGCCTCGCGTGCCGGTCACCCGGTGCGGCCTGGCCTCCGCGAGAGGCCCCTGCCGGTGCCCGTCAGCGCGTGCCGAGCCCCCTCGCGCACCCGAGGCCCCTGCCGGTGCCCGTCAGCGCGTGCGGTGGGGCCTTGCGGTAGCGGCCCCGTGTCCCTCGCGGTGCGGCCTTGCGGCCCGGCCCCGTGTCCCTCGCGGACCCACCCGCGGAGCCACCCGCGGAGCCACCCGCTGAGCCACCCACGGAGCGACCCGTGGAGCGACGTCCCGTGGCGGTGGCGGATCCGGCGTCCCGGGCGAAGGGAACCGATCACCCCACCCGCCCCGTCCCAACGCCATGGACAAGCAGCGACTGACCCTCGGCGTCCTGGCCCTGCTTCCGCTCGCCGTCGCCTGCGGTACCGAGACGGCCGGCGGTGGCCCCGCGGGGACGGGCTCGTCGTCGGTCACCGCCGCGCGCACCGGCGTCACCGGTGTCCACTGGAACGTCGACAGCCTGACCGTCGACGGGAGGACCACCCGCACGCCCGCCGGCGCCTACCTGCGCATCGGCCGGGACGGCACTGTCGGCGGCAACCTCGGCTGCAACGGCTTCGGATCGACCGCCACCCTCAAGGACGACCGCGTCGGCTTCGGCGACGTCCGGATGACGGAGATGGCCTGCGGGAAGACCCCGATGGCCTTCGAGAGGAGCCTGGCCCGCGTCGTCGCCCGGGACACGTTCAACGCCGCGGTCAAGGGCGACAAGCTCACACTGACCAGCGGCGACGGCGACCGGATCGGTCTCACCAGGGAGGCGGACGCCCCGCTCCGGGGTACGAAGTGGACCATCACGTCCGTCGGCTCCGGCGACGTGGCCCGGTCGCTGCCCGCGGGAGCCGTGGCGTTCTTCGTCCTGGACGAGCGCCAGGACGCGCTCTCCGGCCGTCTCGGCTGCAACAACGTCTCGGCGAAGGCCACCGTCCGCGACGGACATATCACCCTCGGCGCCCCGAGGACCACCCGGATGGTGTGCGACGCCTCACTCATGGAGACCGAGCGCGCCCTGCTGCGCCTCTTCGACGGGACCGTCAGCTACGTACTGGATCACCGTTCCCTGGCCCTGACCAGCACAAACGGCACCCGTGTGACGGCGCTCGCCGACAAGTGAGCCGCAGCGGCCCCGTATCCCCAATTCGGACCAGTGGTCGATCTCGCCTACACTCGGAGCCGTGCCACGTGGTGACGGTCGACTCAATCATGATCTGCTCCCCGGCGAGAAAGGCCCCCAGGACGCTTGCGGCGTCTTCGGAGTCTGGGCCCCCGGTGAAGAGGTCGCCAAGCTCACTTACTTCGGGCTCTACGCCCTCCAGCATCGAGGCCAGGAATCCGCGGGTATCGCGGTCAGCAACGGCTCCCAGATCCTCGTCTTCAAGGACATGGGCCTCGTGTCCCAGGTCTTCGACGAGACCTCGCTCGGTTCGCTCCAGGGTCATATCGCGGTCGGTCACGCCCGCTACTCGACCACCGGCGCCTCCGTGTGGGAGAACGCCCAGCCGACGTTCCGTGCCACCGCGCACGGCTCCATCGCGCTCGGCCACAACGGCAACCTGGTGAACACGGCGCAGCTCGCCGAGATGGTCGCCGACCTGCCGAAGGACACCAACGGCCGGTCCACCCGGGTGGCCGCCACCAACGACACCGACCTGCTCACCGCGCTGCTCGCGGCCCAGGTCGACGACGACGGCAAGCCGCTGACCGTGGAGGAGGCCTCCGCGAAGGTCCTCCCGCAGGTCCAGGGCGCCTTCAGCCTCGTCTTCATGAACGAGCACACGCTCTACGCCGCCCGTGACCCGCAGGGCATCCGCCCGCTGGTCCTCGGCCGTCTGGAGCGCGGCTGGGTGGTCGCCTCCGAGTCCGCCGCCCTCGACATCTGCGGTGCCGCGTACGTCCGCGAGATCGAGCCGGGCGAGTTCGTCGCCATCGACGAGAACGGCCTGCGCACCTCGCGATTCGCGGAAGCGAAGCCCAAGGGCTGTGTCTTCGAGTACGTCTACCTGGCCCGCCCCGACACGGACATCGCCGGCCGGAACGTGTATCTGTCGCGTGTCGAGATGGGTCGCAAGCTCGCCGCGGAGGCCCCCGCGGAGGCCGACCTGGTGATAGCGACTCCGGAGTCCGGGACGCCCGCCGCGATCGGTTACGCGGAGGCCAGCGGAATCCCCTTCGGCGCGGGTCTGGTCAAGAACGCGTACGTCGGGCGGACCTTCATCCAGCCCTCGCAGACCATCCGGCAGCTCGGCATCCGCCTGAAACTGAATCCCCTGAAGGAAGTCATCAAGGGGAAGCGGCTGGTCGTCGTCGACGACTCGATCGTGCGCGGCAACACCCAGCGCGCGCTGGTGCGGATGCTGCGCGAGGCGGGCGCCGCCGAGGTCCACATCCGGATCTCCTCCCCGCCCGTGAAATGGCCCTGCTTCTTCGGCATCGACTTCGCGACCCGCGCGGAGCTGATCGCCAACGGCATGACCATCGAGGAGATCGGCACCTCGCTCGGCGCCGACTCCCTGTCGTACATCTCCCTCGACGGCATGATCGAGGCCACCACCATCGACAAGCCGAACCTGTGCCGCGCCTGTTTCGACGGCGAGTACCCGATGGAGCTTCCCGACCCCGAGCTGCTCGGCAAGCAGCTCCTGGAGACCGAGCTGGCCGCGGGTCCCGCAGCCACGGCCGCGGCTGACGCCATCCGTCGCCCGTAACTGCCGCAGAGCCCCGTTTCACCAACCCGAAAGATCCCAGGCAATGTCTTCTGTCTCTGATCAGTCATCTCCGGCGACGGGCCGTCCCTCCGGCGCTTCCTACGCGGCCGCCGGCGTCGACATCGAAGCGGGCGACCGCGCCGTGGAGCTGATGAAGGAGTGGGTGAAGAAGACGCAGCGCCCCGAGGTACTCGGCGGCCTCGGCGGCTTCGCCGGCCTCTTCGACGCCTCCGCCCTGAAGCGGTACGAGCGTCCGCTGCTCGCCTCCGCCACGGACGGCGTGGGCACCAAGGTCGACCTGGCCCGGCAGCTCGGCGTGTACGACTCGATCGGCCACGACCTGGTCGCGATGGTCATGGACGACATCGTGGTGTGCGGCGCCGAGCCGCTCTTCATGACCGACTACATCTGCGTCGGCAAGGTCCACCCGGAGCGCGTCGCGGCCATCGTGAAGGGCATCGCCGAGGGCTGCGTCCTCGCGGGCTGCGCCCTGGTGGGCGGCGAGACGGCCGAACACCCGGGTCTGCTGGGTCCGGACGACTTCGACGTCGCGGGCGCCGGTACGGGCGTGGTCGAGGCCGACCTGCTGCTCGGGGCGGATCGTATCCGCACGGGTGACGCGGTGATCGCCATGGCGGCCTCCGGGCTTCACTCGAACGGGTACTCCCTCGTCCGGCACGTCCTCTTCGAGCGGGCGAACCTCAGCCTCGACCAGCACATCGATGAGTTCGGCCGCACGCTCGGCGAGGAGCTGCTGGAGCCCACCAAGATCTACTCGCTGGACTGCCTGGCGCTCACCCGGACCACCGAGGTGCACGCCTTCAGCCACATCACCGGCGGCGGCCTCGCGGCGAACCTCGCCCGGGTGATCCCGGACGGCCTGCACGCGATCGTCGACCGTGAGACCTGGACCCCGGCCCCGGTCTTCGATCTCGTCGGCCGGACCGGCGAGGTCGAGCGGCTGGAGCTGGAGAAGACGCTGAACATGGGCGTGGGCATGATCGCGATCGTCCCCGAGGAATCGGCGGACGCGGCGCTCGCCACCCTCGGGGACCGTGGTGTGGACGCCTGGATCGCCGGCGAGATCACCGAGCGCGGCGAGCACACGACGGGCGCGGCCCTGGTCGGCGACTACGCGAGCTGACGCCCTTCGGGCAGCACAGAACCCGGTCCGGCGCTGACGCCCCGGACCGGGTGAAGTGCGGTTGCTACGAGAATTCTGCCGACAGAACCCACCGACGGAGAACCGCCGGCGAAGATCTGTCGGCAGAAGTCCGCCAACAGGAATCTGCTACGAGAGATCGCGGAAACCGCGAGGGACGCTGTTGCGTCAAGCGCCGCGACGTTGAGACTGGGGACCGGACTGTTCGTCCTCGTCCTCATCGTCGTCGTTGTAGAGATCCGCGTACTGGGCGTACGGGTCGTCTTCCTCGTCGTCGTCCTCGAACGGCTCGCCATTCGGCGGCTGGCTCGAAGTCGAAGCGCCCAGCTCATTGGCCAGGCGCGAGAGGTCAGTCCCGCCGCTGCTGTACTTCAGCTGGCGGGCGACCTTCGTCTGCTTGGCCTTTGCCCGGCCGCGCCCCATGGCTCGACCCCCTCGGATACGGGGCTCGGTGGCCCCAGAGTCTTGACACGCGTTCATGATCTGGAACGGACTCTCCGTGGAGAGACCGGTCCGTAGGGCTTCCACGGTACCTGAGCCCGCGCCCATACGGTACGTCGCCCGCAGGACGCGCCTTGGCCCAGAACCGGCGAGGTGCCCTGTCCCCGCTGGTCAACCGCGATTTTAACCTCTTCTTGGCGTCCGACCCGCCGACGGGGGTGAGAGTTCTCTCCAAGTCTTCCGTCGGCGGGTCCCTGACAACCAGGAAGTGGGCCGGAACGAGGGGTTCCGAATGGCCGGTTCCGTCAGCCGCGCCCGCGTGCCTCCGCCATCCGCTGCTCGGCGATCCGGTCGGCCGCGGCGGCCGGCGGAATCCCGTCCTCCTTCGCACGTGCGAATATGGCCAGCGTGGTGTCGAAGATCTTCCCGGCCTTCGCCTTGCACCGGTCGAAGTCGAAACCGTGCAGTTCGTCGGCGACCTGGATGACACCGCCCGCGTTCACGACGTAGTCGGGCGCGTACAGGATCCCGCGGTCCGCGAGGTCCTTCTCGACGCCCGGGTGCGCGAGCTGGTTGTTGGCGGCGCCGCACACGATCCTCGCCGTGAGGACCGGCACGGAGTCGTCGTTCAGTGCCCCGCCGAGCGCGCAGGGGGCGTAGATGTCCAGCCCCTCCACGCGGATCAGCGCCTCGGTGTCGGCGACGGCGGTGACGCCGGCCGGGTGCTTGTCCAGGATCCGCCGCACGGAGTCCGCCCGCACGTCCGTGATGACGACCTCGGCGCCGTCCTGGCGCAGATGGTCCACGAGGTGGTGGCCCACCTTGCCGACGCCCGCGACGCCCACCCTGCGGCCCCGCAGCGTCGGGTCGCCCCACAGGTGCTGGGCGCTCGCCCGCATGCCCTGGAAGACCCCGTAGGCGGTGAGCACCGACGAGTCGCCCGCGCCGCCGTTCTCCGGCGAACGGCCGGTCGTCCAGGAGCACTCCCGGGCCACGACGTCCATGTCGGCGACGTAGGTGCCGACGTCGCAGGCTGTGACGTAACGCCCGCCGAGCGAGGCCACGAACCGGCCGTAGGCCAGCAGCAGCGCCTCGCTCTTGATCTGTTCCGGGTCGCCGATGATGACGGCCTTGCCGCCGCCGTGGTCGAGACCGGCCATGGCGTTCTTGTACGACATCCCGCGGGAGAGGTTCAGCGCGTCGGCGACGGCCTCCTCCTCGCTCGCGTAGGGGTAGAAACGCGTCCCGCCGAGGGCGGGGCCCAGAGCGGTGGAGTGGATGGCGATGACGGCCTTGAGGCCGCTGGCCCGGTCCTGGCACAGCACGACTTGCTCATGACCCCCCTGGTCCGAGTGGAACAGGGTGTGCAGGACGCCGTCGGTTACGTCGGTCACTGTGGTGACTCCCAGGTAAGTAGCGGCGGTTGAGGACGGTGCCCGTGCGGATGGCGGGCGCCCGTGGGCACGAGGGTAGAGCCTGTGCCCGGTCACCATCCGCGCAGTGTTCAGGATCACCTTCTCCCGGAGTACGTTTCCGCACGGCCGTGGGACGATTTGCAGTGTTTTCCCGGTCGCTCGTGTGCCGGTTGAACACGTTCCCGTCCGGGTTTCGTGTTCGGCCCGATGGGGAGGGAGCAGAGGTGCCCAAGGTGTCCCCGGTGGTCGTCCCGTACGCGTCCTATCTGCGCGTCTACGAACCGCTGGCCGCCTTTGCGGAGCCGGAGCGCGGCCACTGGGCGCGCTATGCCCGGCGCGCGGAGCGTCCGTCGTACCAGGACGAACTGCGCCGCTCCCTGGCCGATTTGCTGCCGACGCCGCCGATCCCCGTGCCGGTGCACGAGAGCGCCGACGCGTTCGTGCTGGACGTCGACGGCGTGCTCTGTGTCTGTCCCTGGCGCACCCGGCTGCGGGGCTGGCAGGCGTTGGGGGAGCTGGCGGAGGAACTGCCGGCGTCGGTCCTGGACGCGGTGCTGCCCCCGCTCGTCCGCCGCCAGGCCGCCCTGGACCACGAGCGCTGGATGGCCCGCAACCCCGACGCCCGCCCGTGGATCCGCACCTCCACCTGGCAGGTGCCGCTGAACTGGTTCGTGCTCGTCTCCGACGAGGAGCGGGAGTACGAGAAGGGCGCGGGCGGTGACGGGGCGGCGCCGGTGCTGCGCTACCGGACACCGATGGTGCAGGCGCGCCGGCGGACCGCGCGGGCGCTGAAGACGCTCCGGGACACCCTCGACGAGGGGCCGCTCATCGACGGTCTGGTGGACGTGGGGCGCTGGCTGGAGGAGTTCCACCCGCGCTCGCTGGTCGAACTGGACTACGGCGGGCTGGTGCACGCCCTGCCGGCCGGGCATCTGGAGGACGACCACTCGGCGGCGGACGTCGCCGAGGGCATCGAGGCGCTGCGCAGCGGGGACGGGGCCGCCGCGGGCGAGGCGTACGGGCGGCTCGTGGAGCGCTGGCGCTCGGTCAGGGACCGGCAGTCCTCGAACTGAGGTCCAGCGGGTGATTCGGGTGATTCGGGTGGATCACGTGGGACGCGTGGGACGTGCGTGCCGTGCGGGGTGGGTGGGTCGCGCAGAACGGGCGGGACGGGTGCGTCGTGTGAGGCCGTCCGGGGCGTGTGACGCGTATCTCAGCCGACGGCAACCGAACTGACGTATGGTCCTCGCACGCCGAAGAGGTGCCACTGTGGGACGTAGTTCCTGACTACGGGACGTAGGTCCCGATCCGGTCTTTTGCGTCAAGGGCGTGTCAAGCGTGACGGATGGCACTTACCTGGCTCTTGCATCGCTTACCCCTCCCCGTGCCAAAATAGGACAAGGAGTCCGGGGAGGGCTCCTTCTACCCGTGTTTGGGTGGAATCTCCGCATTGCACGCTATGGGGGGTCTGGTGACTCCTGATCGCCCTGTGACTGATCGTCACAGTGTCGTGACTGTCCGCTATGGCATGGTCCATCGGCTTCCGTCGCTGATGAACACCTGGGAGGGCAATTCCATCGGTTTGGCCGACGCGGCTGGACGGATGGTGTAGTTGTAGTGCCGAGGACAAGCCGTTCGTCCTATAACCGACTCGACTCGCGTCCGCCATTTCGGGCAACGCGGGTCAAGGTGCAGAATTTAGAGGAAAGAACCGAGAAGGTTCGGTTCTCCCGAGGAGGCCGCTCATGACCGCTCGCACCCCTGATGCCGAGCCGCTGCTGACCCCGGCTGAGGTCGCCACCATGTTCCGCGTCGACCCCAAGACGGTCACACGGTGGGCGAAGGCCGGCAAGCTCACGTCCATCCGTACGCTCGGCGGGCACCGCCGCTACCGCGAAGCGGAGGTCCGTGCACTGCTCGCGGGCATCCCGCAGCAGCGTAGCGAGGCCTGAACAATTACATAATCGGGCAATTCGGCAGCTCCCCCAACCCGCCGAAAGGTCCGAACCACAGCTTCAAGCGACGCGGGTCCTGCCCCAACAGGGCTCCCGCCCGACCCAGTTCCACTCATGACAAGGGTGCGTCGTCGATCGCGCTGGACTCCGCCGGGTCCAGCGCGATTTTTTTGTGCCCCGACGGGGTCCCGGCCCGGCTCCGCCCGTGCTCCTGTGGTGCCCCGGGCGCGCCTCCTTGACGCCCTGTCCGGGCGCCGGCGGGGCGCGTGAGCGGAGGTGCGGAGGGTCTGTGAGCGGCCTTGCGCGAGTCTGGGGAGGGCTGTCGGATCTCCTGTGGGAGTCCTTGGCAGGTGGTGCAATTGCACATATTAAATTGACTAGTTGTAGGTGGGGTGTAAGTTTCGCTGTTCTGAAAACTTATGCGGTGACACCCGTCACATGCCAGAGTCCTTGTCGCTCATGACTCCTCTGCGCTAAAGGAGTTGGGGGGATGATGTATTCCCGGCGTCCCGGCGCAGGCACTGGAGTGGCTCTCGTCCTCGGCCGCCGTCTCGTCCTCCTCGCCGTGCGGGGCCGGTTCCATGGCCAGCCTCAGGAGCCGGTGGCAGATCGGGCAGTGCCGCGTCAGATGGCGGTATCCGGAGGCGGCCGACAGATGGGCGCGGAGCAGGGCGCGCGTCTCGTGCCGGGCCGATGCCGCCATGGGCCACCTCCAAGGGGTCGAGAGCCCTGGTTTCTGGGGTACCCGGGGAATGTGGCGCCGTCAAGACGCGGGAGCCCCGCGGACGGGGACGGGGTGGGGGTGCGGGGCGGTGTGGAGCGCGAGGGGTGCCGGACGTACGGGGGCGCCGGACGCGCCAGGGTGTGGGGCGCGCGAGGGCGCCGGACGCACGAGAGCCCGGGTCCGAAGACCCGGGCTCTCGTATCTACTGCGGTCCTGACGGGATTTGAACCCGCGGCCTCCACCTTGACAGGGTGGCGAGCACTCCAAACTGCTCCACAGGACCAGGTTTCGCAGCCACTGTTCGTGCGCTGTGCTGCGAAAAGAGACTGTACAGGAGGGTGAGCCCGGGGTCGAACTCACCCACCGTACGGGCCCCGTTACGGTGCCGCGGCGTCGATCGCCTTCACGATGCGCTTGTCGGAGACGGGGTACGCCGTGCCGAGCGCGTGGGCGAAATAGCTGACCCGGAGCTCCTCGACCATCCAGCGGATGTCCAGGACCTGTTGCGGGACCGGCCGGCCCTGCGGCATCTGCTCCAGGAGCCAGGCGTACTCGTCCTGCATCTCGTGGACCTTCTCCATGCGGGTGGTGTCCCGCTGGACGTTGGTCGGCATCTGCTGGAGCCGGCGGTCCGCCGCGACCAGATAGCGCATGAGGTCGGCGAGCCGCCGCAGACCGGTCGCCGTGACGAAGCCGGGCTTCACGAGGGCGTCCAGCTGCTTGCGCACGTCCGCGAGGTTCGCCAGCAGCACGGCGCTCCTGAC includes:
- a CDS encoding DUF3073 domain-containing protein, with product MGRGRAKAKQTKVARQLKYSSGGTDLSRLANELGASTSSQPPNGEPFEDDDEEDDPYAQYADLYNDDDEDEDEQSGPQSQRRGA
- a CDS encoding Leu/Phe/Val dehydrogenase: MTDVTDGVLHTLFHSDQGGHEQVVLCQDRASGLKAVIAIHSTALGPALGGTRFYPYASEEEAVADALNLSRGMSYKNAMAGLDHGGGKAVIIGDPEQIKSEALLLAYGRFVASLGGRYVTACDVGTYVADMDVVARECSWTTGRSPENGGAGDSSVLTAYGVFQGMRASAQHLWGDPTLRGRRVGVAGVGKVGHHLVDHLRQDGAEVVITDVRADSVRRILDKHPAGVTAVADTEALIRVEGLDIYAPCALGGALNDDSVPVLTARIVCGAANNQLAHPGVEKDLADRGILYAPDYVVNAGGVIQVADELHGFDFDRCKAKAGKIFDTTLAIFARAKEDGIPPAAAADRIAEQRMAEARGRG
- the bldC gene encoding developmental transcriptional regulator BldC: MTARTPDAEPLLTPAEVATMFRVDPKTVTRWAKAGKLTSIRTLGGHRRYREAEVRALLAGIPQQRSEA
- a CDS encoding META domain-containing protein → MDKQRLTLGVLALLPLAVACGTETAGGGPAGTGSSSVTAARTGVTGVHWNVDSLTVDGRTTRTPAGAYLRIGRDGTVGGNLGCNGFGSTATLKDDRVGFGDVRMTEMACGKTPMAFERSLARVVARDTFNAAVKGDKLTLTSGDGDRIGLTREADAPLRGTKWTITSVGSGDVARSLPAGAVAFFVLDERQDALSGRLGCNNVSAKATVRDGHITLGAPRTTRMVCDASLMETERALLRLFDGTVSYVLDHRSLALTSTNGTRVTALADK
- a CDS encoding maleylpyruvate isomerase family mycothiol-dependent enzyme, with product MPPARKRARTYDPVKTRAAVLAQFAHVRDGVRGLDEERLARASDLGDWSVRDLAAHLTTALENVSRNLDLPEPASRELALLDWPFATAGRAQAIADGTRRLAADHPDLDALYARTEERYTERLAAAPDGRLLATLRRAPGSGPETGARTGAMTLADYLVTRTVELVVHTDDLNRAAGTDIPFDRQALAICTRLLADALAVKAPGASTEVRIPPYAVVQCVEGPRHTRGTPPNVVETDPLTWIRLATGRADWRTALDEAKVGASGDRADLASLLPLMG
- the purM gene encoding phosphoribosylformylglycinamidine cyclo-ligase is translated as MSSVSDQSSPATGRPSGASYAAAGVDIEAGDRAVELMKEWVKKTQRPEVLGGLGGFAGLFDASALKRYERPLLASATDGVGTKVDLARQLGVYDSIGHDLVAMVMDDIVVCGAEPLFMTDYICVGKVHPERVAAIVKGIAEGCVLAGCALVGGETAEHPGLLGPDDFDVAGAGTGVVEADLLLGADRIRTGDAVIAMAASGLHSNGYSLVRHVLFERANLSLDQHIDEFGRTLGEELLEPTKIYSLDCLALTRTTEVHAFSHITGGGLAANLARVIPDGLHAIVDRETWTPAPVFDLVGRTGEVERLELEKTLNMGVGMIAIVPEESADAALATLGDRGVDAWIAGEITERGEHTTGAALVGDYAS
- a CDS encoding DUF6274 family protein, whose translation is MAASARHETRALLRAHLSAASGYRHLTRHCPICHRLLRLAMEPAPHGEEDETAAEDESHSSACAGTPGIHHPPNSFSAEES
- the purF gene encoding amidophosphoribosyltransferase, which encodes MPRGDGRLNHDLLPGEKGPQDACGVFGVWAPGEEVAKLTYFGLYALQHRGQESAGIAVSNGSQILVFKDMGLVSQVFDETSLGSLQGHIAVGHARYSTTGASVWENAQPTFRATAHGSIALGHNGNLVNTAQLAEMVADLPKDTNGRSTRVAATNDTDLLTALLAAQVDDDGKPLTVEEASAKVLPQVQGAFSLVFMNEHTLYAARDPQGIRPLVLGRLERGWVVASESAALDICGAAYVREIEPGEFVAIDENGLRTSRFAEAKPKGCVFEYVYLARPDTDIAGRNVYLSRVEMGRKLAAEAPAEADLVIATPESGTPAAIGYAEASGIPFGAGLVKNAYVGRTFIQPSQTIRQLGIRLKLNPLKEVIKGKRLVVVDDSIVRGNTQRALVRMLREAGAAEVHIRISSPPVKWPCFFGIDFATRAELIANGMTIEEIGTSLGADSLSYISLDGMIEATTIDKPNLCRACFDGEYPMELPDPELLGKQLLETELAAGPAATAAADAIRRP